The genome window GTCGAAGTGCCTCCCGGACTCGAGGGTGAAGGGCAATCCGTCACCGGCCGGCTCCATGATCTGATGGTTCTGGCGCTGTTCGCTGCCAGGAAGGCAGTCAATACGGACAGGGTCACCTTTAAGGTCGACTTCCTGATGGCTCCGGGACGCAAGGAAACGGTCGAAGTCATCACCCATATCGGCCCCGGTGACCACGGGGAGCCAGTCCTGACCATCATGCTTCCTGAGGATGATTAGGGATTTTAACCAGATAACCAGGAGAAAAGTATGGCTTCGATTTTATTGGGTGCTGTTATCGGAATCATCGTCGCTGTCGTCGGTGCGCAGCTGCTGACCATCCATCCCAAGCCGAGTCGGTTGCGTAGTCCGAAGTAGACGGAAAGTTGCCAAGCTTCGAAAGAAAGCCCGAGCATGAGCAGCTTGGGCTTTTGTTTTCACGCAGCTATTTCATACGGAAACCAGATGAATTAGCCGCGTTTCGATTCGAAGAGAAGTGGCACGTGATGACAAGAACCTGCTCAGAATAGCCAGGGCGGTGGTAAACTGAAAAGTCTTACCCCGGGATTTCCAGCACTGGGGCTTGGGAAACTGGGGTGAACTGGGAAATCACCATCGATAATCACCGAGTCCTCACGATGAATCATACTCGCATATGTAGTCCAGCAGAATAACAAAAAATGACTTCAGTAAATTTATTTCTTGATATCGCATAATTAAGGCGCTACCTGTTGGTCCGTTTGGGACAAGATATTTTAGACGGAGATACCCTGCAGCGACAGAGAAGCTTGTACCATATGGGACCAAGCTGTAATTGTGGATATACACTGCATACTAACTTTTACGAACATTTAAATCATTAATTATTGCACGGTAGCAAACAGATGGAGCCCATGGTGCAATACCAAATAAAATACTGCGGCGAGACATATGACTATTTCGACAGAACAAAAGCAGAAGCTCTACTCTCTGCTTTATTTAAAGGGAACAAGGAAAAAATTGATCTATTTTTAAGTTCAAAAAATTTTATTATAGCAAAAAGTGTAGACGAGAGCAAAGCCGCTTTGATTGACTCAAAATTTAAAGCCGTCGGAATAAAACTTCATTGCATAGATATATCTCAGTCTACCACTACAGCAAGCGACAACAGCAACTCTAAAAAAATTTCTACAGCACTTAACAATTCATATTCGATACTCAAAAAAATTCGATCTGTAGTCATGAACGACACGGCTATCTCCGTAAGTTCTAAAAAAGAATGGGGCTTATATTTAACATTATTATCCGCATTATTTGGCTCCTTTTGGCTTGCCCCATGGTATGACAGATGGTTCTTCGACAAGAGTATATCTTTCAATTTTCCTGGAAAGACTAATGGCATCGTCGGTTTAATATTATGCATGCCGCTATACGTCCGCGGTTTTATTGAATTCAAGCATATATCCATTTACCGATGCGTAGTATTCCTTCTCAACTGGTTGTTGTGTGCGACTATCTGTCAAATAATCCTTGGCAAGGAGAACTCAACGGTAAACGATGCAACAGCATTCTGTCTATTTGGCGGAATATTACTAACGTGGTTAGGGATAAGATCAGTAGCTGGTTTTTGCTGGCTCTTTTTTATTGTCATCGCATTGCTCAATCTTACATTCAATAGCGACCTTCCTGGGCCTACTGGATTCTTATTTTTGGCATGCGGTTTCTTTTCCCTTATGTTTCAATTAGATTTGGTCCCTGCAGAAATGTATTATAAATTTAAAGAAGAATTCAAGGGCATTGATCCAAAAACCAT of Solidesulfovibrio fructosivorans JJ] contains these proteins:
- a CDS encoding DUF6573 family protein codes for the protein MPKDDSWNVVYAYSREQAIADGVLVDVTEAAKAIGFKLGTVVTDHLFHGYVEVPPGLEGEGQSVTGRLHDLMVLALFAARKAVNTDRVTFKVDFLMAPGRKETVEVITHIGPGDHGEPVLTIMLPEDD